The Dromaius novaehollandiae isolate bDroNov1 chromosome 5, bDroNov1.hap1, whole genome shotgun sequence genome window below encodes:
- the PHRF1 gene encoding PHD and RING finger domain-containing protein 1 isoform X3, protein MVRAAACLPPCRARGGAAPRAYPRLSARARATRKRCGSLPGEGASGRPARYPGGAAAPGWGAGSQCPAMDDDSQDELINKNAALGKGKRQSLALLSEAESNDGNSCDSEDETGSEEEEDDTEEEGGEEDKEESEDEELDGEDDNEEEEEETETAVGGMTDSLKLEPHINGANISSDEDGENCPICLNTFRDQAVGTPENCSHYFCLDCIVEWSKNANSCPVDRILFKYISIRARFGGKILKKIPVENTKTQGNDGEDDPTFCEVCGRSDREDRLLLCDGCDAGYHMECLNPPLSEVPVDEWFCPACAPMGISAVADTDHVSEEEVAALVADVIPTTSRLRPHVRTRAIARTRQSERVRATVNRNRITTAQQIQHVPRYLMSSLLDETIEAVVAGLNTAIYQRPLTPRTPRQKRKTGRRKKVAGKKRTQTKSAVGKKSSGTQLKRRKRLKKRRGKKMRIRSHVKNEVTTRSRIARTLGLGRPMRGASIPSIYKAAEPSLGLMRADIGAASLSVFGDPYELDPYESNDDVPANPDSPVSAKRRVLSQSALRSHRPVARPISVGLPRSSVPALSPDQEAEAAPVPDLLGSILSGQSFLMMSSSDVVINRDGSLTAKKAAPLPRKSTSDSRVDDGSGHNLQPSAVHSGTTASRSVAGPSVSSGTNPHTRPTSSSLFSSPSPSLSKTEPATNPAQATSEKATVRSEYSAMPRSVQTHSTSSLSRHGSKLDEMPRFNGNSKRFAPSDASSKTLSSNVNSGSKAVTVRQPLKPPPKRIDIFELPRIPKIKKETSSKHVEPNPAGSQSCDIPSSCITQLTGKEGTNQTGKGSKVESQKSNAKESQQQMRTSGVSLSTDTGTYSSSSLLGLSRGKGPGSFESFKINIPGNAGHSSRLPNPGFCNTFRPVDDKVQQKESPSPIFSVKKKQVKSEIYDPFEPTGSDSSSASSSPERLGSGIPLTNITRTISIENPKVQTFQTVRRFTPYTVENIFGSGAESDVPSSNAESHDDVTVESRIVEQISDAEEQENVDEEDFLSSPCTSTAVKRISNAECLKEESREGPNVFFNAEELIRSNINVKLEPASPSKNDEQQKVQKVEQAERRSRSRSRSNSSSRSKKKTKRKKALVKERKRSRSGSRDRARSRDRSSRSTSWSSEEEHSKTHTLKPKSRRSSTDCSSSHERSKKKKMKGKTKDKKAKASWSRERRKSRSRSGSPGSTSEFYENRKKKRRSRSRSRRRERSRSNSIERTKRRKHRRDKSYERYDKDSSLRSRERKRSRSRSRERRKWRSRSRSASRSREHKSTKSKEKRPRSRSRSKERKHKSKETALFPSPEEDQKPPVENVSRCLEQPHSFKEEPKEELALEQISITIQPNIKLEEEIQAEIPVQLREPQESIKVEQICEDMTDEPASPAPENTSTSVSVGSVDSLAEKELMNNSDSAALGSCSNTNLKITVKIENAAVCPSLMEPPQKKEVTMQVQTEAAPIQSSSRSEITDCVKDVKDECLVSNEKDSNFNKPELEVVPQGPLLKSKAPVKRVTWNLQEEESGALSAGKAPRMPFYRLQRAKEGAWKAEDLNQTLNQVYCQNIPLTPPLPSSLPPYAPVSQPTVQFIMQGSLPALGCVAGQSLTPEPGSLAPASEPGIQAASIGNAEEKVKAPKPPVDKTKNEEYMKKLHMQERAVEEVKLAIKPFYQKREITKEEYKNILRKAVQKICHSKSGEINPMKVANLVKAYVEKYKHMRKHKKSDGEDVREVEN, encoded by the exons aTGGTTCGCGCCGCCGCCTGCCTCCCCCCCTGTCGCGCGCGCGGTGGTGCAGCCCCGCGGGCCTATCCCCGCCTGAGCGCGCGGGCGCGCGCGACCCGGAAGCGCTGCGGGTCACTTCCAGGTGAGGGGGCTTCCGGCCGGCCGGCCCGTTatcccgggggggcggcggcgcccggctgg GGAGCTGGTTCCCAATGTCCTGCCATGGATGATGACAGCCAGGATGAACTGATAAACAAGAATGCCGCGCTAGGCAAGGGCAAGAGGCAGAGTCTGGCGCTCCTTAGTGAAGCAG aaaGCAATGATGGGAATAGCTGTGATTCAGAAGATGAGACTGgaagtgaggaggaagaagatgACACTGAGGAGGAGGGAGGTGAGGAGGACAAGGAAGAAAGTGAAGATGAAGAATTAG ATGGTGAAGATGacaatgaggaagaggaggaggaaactgAAACTGCTGTGGGGGGAATGACAGATTCTCTGAAATTAGAGCCACACATAAACGGAGCAAACATTTCCTCTGATGAGGATGGTGAAAACTGCCCGATTTGCCTCAACACGTTTAGGGATCAGGCTGTTGGAACTCCTGAGAATTGTTCCCACTACTTCTGCTTGGACTGCATAGTGGAGTGGTCTAAG aatgCCAACTCTTGTCCAGTGGATCGAATCCTCTTTAAGTACATTAGTATTCGGGCACGTTTTGGTGGTAAAATCTTAAAAAAG ATTCCTGTTGAGAACACAAAAACTCAGGGTAACGATGGAGAGGATGATCCAACCTTCTGCGAGGTGTGTGGCAGGAGTGACCGTGAGGATCGTCTGCTGCTGTGTGACGGCTGTGATGCAGG GTATCACATGGAATGCCTTAATCCACCTCTGAGTGAAGTCCCTGTAGACGAATGGTTCTGTCCAGCCTGCGCCCCCATGGGTATCAGTGCTGTTGCAG ATACAGATCACGTGAGCGAAGAAGAGGTTGCTGCCCTTGTGGCTGATGTTATTCCTACCACTAGCAGGCTGCGCCCTCACGTCCGAACCCGAGCTATAGCCAGGACTCGGCAAAGCGAACGAGTTAGGGCGACAGTAAACAGGAATCGGATAACAACTGCGCAACAAATTCAG CATGTGCCGAGGTACCTCATGTCCTCTCTTCTGGATGAAACAATTGAGGCAGTTGTAGCGGGCCTAAACACAGCCATCTACCAGCGACCTCTTACACCACGAACTccaaggcagaaaagaaaaacag GTAGGAGGAAGAAAGTAGCAGGCAAAAAAAGAACTCAGACGAAATCTGCTGTTGGGAAGAAGAGTTCAGGAACACAGCTGAAGAGGCGCAAGCGTCTgaagaagagaagggggaaaaagatgAGAATAAGATCACAT GTAAAAAATGAGGTTACTACTCGCTCCCGTATTGCAAGAACTCTTGGTCTCGGTAGACCCATGCGTGGCGCCTCAATTCCTTCCATATACAAAGCAGCAGAGCCCTCGCTTGGTCTTATGAGAGCAGATATCGGTGCAGCTTCTCTGTCTGTGTTTGGAGATCCCTATGAATTGGATCCTTACGAAAG TAATGACGATGTTCCAGCAAATCCAGATTCACCAGTGAGTGCCAAAAGAAGAGTTCTCTCGCAGTCGGCACTGAGGTCTCATCGTCCTGTAGCTAGACCTATTTCTGTAGGACTTcccag AAGCAGTGTACCTGCCTTGAGTCCTGATCAAGAAGCAGAAGCTGCCCCTGTGCCTGACCTGCTGGGAAGTATCCTGTCTGGGCAGAGCTTCCTCATGATGAGTAGTTCGGATGTGGTCATCAACAGAGACGGCTCGCTGACAGCAAAGAAGGCAG CTCCACTTCCTAGAAAATCGACAAGTGACTCCAGAGTGGATGATGGTTCAGGACATAACCTTCAACCAAGTGCAGTGCACTCAGGGACCACAGCAAGCAGGTCCGTTGCTGGACCTTCAGTTTCCTCGGGGACAAATCCTCACACCAGACCCACCTCATCAAGCTTGTTTTCATCACCTTCACCCTCATTGAGCAAGACTGAGCCTGCAACAAACCCTGCACAGGCTACATCAGAAAAGGCAACTGTCAGATCAGAATATTCAGCGATGCCCAGGTCTGTTCAAACTCACAGTACGTCTAGTCTGAGTAGGCATGGCTCCAAGTTGGATGAAATGCCCAGATTTAATGGAAACTCTAAACGCTTTGCACCCTCTGACGCATCTTCGAAGACCCTGAGCTCTAACGTGAATTCTGGTTCAAAAGCTGTAACTGTGAGGCAGCCGTTAAAACCACCTCCTAAGAGAATTGATATCTTTGAGCTTCCCAGGATACCAAAGATTAAAAAGGAAACCAGCAGCAAGCATGTGGAACCAAATCCCGCCGGAAGCCAAAGCTGTGACATCCCTAGCTCCTGTATAACCCAGCTGACTGGTAAAGAGGGCACTAATCAGACGGGTAAGGGTAGCAAGGTGGAGAGTCAGAAGTCAAATGCCAAGGAGTCTCAGCAACAAATGCGTACGAGTGGGGTATCTCTTTCTACCGATACAGGCACTTACAGCAGTTCATCACTACTTGGCCTTTCAAGGGGCAAAGGCCCAGGCTCTTTTgagagttttaaaattaatattcctGGAAATGCAGGACATTCCAGCAGGCTGCCTAACCCAGGATTTTGTAACACCTTCCGCCCTGTTGACGACAAAGTGCAGCAGAAGGAGAGTCCTTCACCTATTTTCTCTGTTAAGAAAAAACAGGTCAAAAGTGAAATATATGATCCCTTTGAGCCAACGGGGTCAGACTCAAGTTCAGCAAGCAGCAGTCCTGAGAGGCTTGGCTCAGGGATCCCGCTGACTAATATTACCAGGACTATTTCCATTGAAAATCCAAAAGTTCAAACGTTTCAAACTGTCCGTCGTTTTACCCCTTACACAGTAGAAAATATATTTGGCTCTGGGGCTGAATCTGATGTACCTTCTAGTAATGCAGAGTCTCATGATGATGTGACAGTAGAAAGTAGGATTGTTGAACAGATCTCTGATGCAGAGGAACAAGAAAATGTGGATGAGGAAGACTTTCTAAGCAGTCCTTGTACTTCTACTGCTGTTAAGCGAATTTCTAATGCAGAGTGTTtaaaggaggaaagcagagaaggCCCTAATGTGTTCTTTAATGCTGAAGAATTGATTAGATCTAATATTAATGTGAAACTAGAACCAGCCAGCCCATCAAAGAATGATGAGCAGCAAAAAGTCCAAAAAGTAGAACAGGCAGAGAGGCGATCACGTTCCAGATCTCGTTCAAACTCCAGTTCCCGAAGCAAGAAGAAGACGAAAAGGAAAAAGGCACTTGTCAAAGAGCGTAAGAGATCCCGATCAGGATCTAGGGATAGAGCACGCTCAAGGGACAGAAGCTCCAGGTCCACCTCTTGGTCAAGTGAAGAGgagcacagcaaaacacacaCGTTGAAACCCAAGAGCAGGAGGTCTTCTACTGACTGTTCTAGTAGTCATGAGCgatctaaaaaaaagaaaatgaagggtaAAACCAAGGATAAGAAGGCAAAAGCTTCCTGGTCTAGGGAGAGAAGGAAATCTAGGTCGCGTTCAGGGAGCCCTGGAAGTACTTCAGAGTTCTAcgaaaataggaaaaagaaaagacggTCTCGATCAAGATCCAGACGGAGGGAGCGTTCCCGGTCAAATAGTATTGAGAGGACTAAGAGGCGGAAACATAGGAGGGACAAAAGCTATGAGAGATACGACAAAGATAGTAGCTTGAggtccagagagagaaagagatcaagatccaGGTCTCGGGAGAGGAGAAAGTGGAGGTCCCGGTCTCGCTCTGCGTCTCGGTCTCGGGAGCACAAAAGCACCAAGTCAAAGGAGAAGAGACCACGATCGAGGTCACgttccaaagaaagaaaacacaaatcaAAAGAGACCGCACTTTTTCCTTCCCCAGAAGAGGATCAAAAGCCTCCTGTAGAAAACGTATCCAGGTGTCTGGAACAACCCCATTCCTTCAAAGAAGAGCCTAAGGAGGAGCTAGCACTAGAACAGATTTCCATAACCATCCAACCAAACATCAAACTTGAGGAGGAAATACAGGCAGAGATCCCAGTACAACTGAGGGAGCCCCAGGAGAGTATAAAGGTGGAACAGATCTGTGAGGACATGACAGATGAACCTGCATCCCCTGCACCAGAGAACACAAGCACTTCTGTTTCAGTTGGCAGTGTGGACTCTTTAGCTGAAAAAGAATTAATGAATAATAGTGATTCAGCAGCGCTTGGTAGCTGTAGCAATACAAACCTCAAGATTACAGTTAAAATAGAAAACGCTGCCGTGTGTCCATCTCTGATGGAACCACCTCAGAAGAAGGAAGTTACCATGCAAGTTCAGACTGAGGCTGCACCAATTCAAAGTTCATCCAGAAGCGAAATAACAGATTGTGTGAAAGATGTTAAAGATGAGTGCCTTGTGTCAAATGAAAAAGACAGTAATTTCAATAAGCCCGAACTGGAGGTGGTACCTCAGGGTCCTCTGTTGAAATCTAAAGCACCAGTGAAAAGGGTTACCTGGAATCTTCAGGAGGAAGAAAGCGGCGCGTTGTCTGCCGGAAAAGCTCCTA GGATGCCGTTTTACAGACTTCAGAGAGCGAAAGAAGGGGCCTGGAAAGCTGAGGACTTGAACCAAACATTAAATCAG GTGTACTGTCAAAATATACCTTTGACGccacctctgccctcaagccttCCCCCCTACGCACCCGTCAGCCAGCCCACGGTTCAGTTCATCATGCAGGGCAGTCTTCCAGCGCTCGGCTGTGTGGCAGGGCAGAGCTTGACTCCAGAGCCAGGCAGCCTGGCTCCTGCGTCTGAACCAGGAATTCAAGCGGCTTCTATCGGAAACGCAGAAGAAAAGGTGAAAGCGCCCAAACCTCCAGTGGATAAAACAAAAAACGAAGAA tACATGAAGAAGCTTCACATGCAGGAAAGGGCTGTGGAAGAGGTGAAGCTTGCTATTAAACCCTTTTACCAGAAGAGGGAGATAACAAAGGAGGAATACAAAAATATTCTGCGAAAAGCAGTGCAAAAG ATCTGCCACAGCAAAAGTGGAGAAATCAACCCTATGAAGGTAGCCAATCTGGTAAAGGCATATGTGGAAAAGTACAAACATATGAGGAAGCATAAGAAGTCTGATGGTGAAGATGTGCGCGAAGTGGAAAACTGA
- the PHRF1 gene encoding PHD and RING finger domain-containing protein 1 isoform X2, translating to MDDDSQDELINKNAALGKGKRQSLALLSEAESNDGNSCDSEDETGSEEEEDDTEEEGGEEDKEESEDEELDGEDDNEEEEEETETAVGGMTDSLKLEPHINGANISSDEDGENCPICLNTFRDQAVGTPENCSHYFCLDCIVEWSKNANSCPVDRILFKYISIRARFGGKILKKIPVENTKTQGNDGEDDPTFCEVCGRSDREDRLLLCDGCDAGYHMECLNPPLSEVPVDEWFCPACAPMGISAVADTDHVSEEEVAALVADVIPTTSRLRPHVRTRAIARTRQSERVRATVNRNRITTAQQIQHVPRYLMSSLLDETIEAVVAGLNTAIYQRPLTPRTPRQKRKTGRRKKVAGKKRTQTKSAVGKKSSGTQLKRRKRLKKRRGKKMRIRSHVKNEVTTRSRIARTLGLGRPMRGASIPSIYKAAEPSLGLMRADIGAASLSVFGDPYELDPYESNDDVPANPDSPVSAKRRVLSQSALRSHRPVARPISVGLPRSSVPALSPDQEAEAAPVPDLLGSILSGQSFLMMSSSDVVINRDGSLTAKKAAPLPRKSTSDSRVDDGSGHNLQPSAVHSGTTASRSVAGPSVSSGTNPHTRPTSSSLFSSPSPSLSKTEPATNPAQATSEKATVRSEYSAMPRSVQTHSTSSLSRHGSKLDEMPRFNGNSKRFAPSDASSKTLSSNVNSGSKAVTVRQPLKPPPKRIDIFELPRIPKIKKETSSKHVEPNPAGSQSCDIPSSCITQLTGKEGTNQTGKGSKVESQKSNAKESQQQMRTSGVSLSTDTGTYSSSSLLGLSRGKGPGSFESFKINIPGNAGHSSRLPNPGFCNTFRPVDDKVQQKESPSPIFSVKKKQVKSEIYDPFEPTGSDSSSASSSPERLGSGIPLTNITRTISIENPKVQTFQTVRRFTPYTVENIFGSGAESDVPSSNAESHDDVTVESRIVEQISDAEEQENVDEEDFLSSPCTSTAVKRISNAECLKEESREGPNVFFNAEELIRSNINVKLEPASPSKNDEQQKVQKVEQAERRSRSRSRSNSSSRSKKKTKRKKALVKERKRSRSGSRDRARSRDRSSRSTSWSSEEEHSKTHTLKPKSRRSSTDCSSSHERSKKKKMKGKTKDKKAKASWSRERRKSRSRSGSPGSTSEFYENRKKKRRSRSRSRRRERSRSNSIERTKRRKHRRDKSYERYDKDSSLRSRERKRSRSRSRERRKWRSRSRSASRSREHKSTKSKEKRPRSRSRSKERKHKSKETALFPSPEEDQKPPVENVSRCLEQPHSFKEEPKEELALEQISITIQPNIKLEEEIQAEIPVQLREPQESIKVEQICEDMTDEPASPAPENTSTSVSVGSVDSLAEKELMNNSDSAALGSCSNTNLKITVKIENAAVCPSLMEPPQKKEVTMQVQTEAAPIQSSSRSEITDCVKDVKDECLVSNEKDSNFNKPELEVVPQGPLLKSKAPVKRVTWNLQEEESGALSAGKAPRMPFYRLQRAKEGAWKAEDLNQTLNQVYCQNIPLTPPLPSSLPPYAPVSQPTVQFIMQGSLPALGCVAGQSLTPEPGSLAPASEPGIQAASIGNAEEKVKAPKPPVDKTKNEEYMKKLHMQERAVEEVKLAIKPFYQKREITKEEYKNILRKAVQKICHSKSGEINPMKVANLVKAYVEKYKHMRKHKKSDGEDVREVEN from the exons ATGGATGATGACAGCCAGGATGAACTGATAAACAAGAATGCCGCGCTAGGCAAGGGCAAGAGGCAGAGTCTGGCGCTCCTTAGTGAAGCAG aaaGCAATGATGGGAATAGCTGTGATTCAGAAGATGAGACTGgaagtgaggaggaagaagatgACACTGAGGAGGAGGGAGGTGAGGAGGACAAGGAAGAAAGTGAAGATGAAGAATTAG ATGGTGAAGATGacaatgaggaagaggaggaggaaactgAAACTGCTGTGGGGGGAATGACAGATTCTCTGAAATTAGAGCCACACATAAACGGAGCAAACATTTCCTCTGATGAGGATGGTGAAAACTGCCCGATTTGCCTCAACACGTTTAGGGATCAGGCTGTTGGAACTCCTGAGAATTGTTCCCACTACTTCTGCTTGGACTGCATAGTGGAGTGGTCTAAG aatgCCAACTCTTGTCCAGTGGATCGAATCCTCTTTAAGTACATTAGTATTCGGGCACGTTTTGGTGGTAAAATCTTAAAAAAG ATTCCTGTTGAGAACACAAAAACTCAGGGTAACGATGGAGAGGATGATCCAACCTTCTGCGAGGTGTGTGGCAGGAGTGACCGTGAGGATCGTCTGCTGCTGTGTGACGGCTGTGATGCAGG GTATCACATGGAATGCCTTAATCCACCTCTGAGTGAAGTCCCTGTAGACGAATGGTTCTGTCCAGCCTGCGCCCCCATGGGTATCAGTGCTGTTGCAG ATACAGATCACGTGAGCGAAGAAGAGGTTGCTGCCCTTGTGGCTGATGTTATTCCTACCACTAGCAGGCTGCGCCCTCACGTCCGAACCCGAGCTATAGCCAGGACTCGGCAAAGCGAACGAGTTAGGGCGACAGTAAACAGGAATCGGATAACAACTGCGCAACAAATTCAG CATGTGCCGAGGTACCTCATGTCCTCTCTTCTGGATGAAACAATTGAGGCAGTTGTAGCGGGCCTAAACACAGCCATCTACCAGCGACCTCTTACACCACGAACTccaaggcagaaaagaaaaacag GTAGGAGGAAGAAAGTAGCAGGCAAAAAAAGAACTCAGACGAAATCTGCTGTTGGGAAGAAGAGTTCAGGAACACAGCTGAAGAGGCGCAAGCGTCTgaagaagagaagggggaaaaagatgAGAATAAGATCACAT GTAAAAAATGAGGTTACTACTCGCTCCCGTATTGCAAGAACTCTTGGTCTCGGTAGACCCATGCGTGGCGCCTCAATTCCTTCCATATACAAAGCAGCAGAGCCCTCGCTTGGTCTTATGAGAGCAGATATCGGTGCAGCTTCTCTGTCTGTGTTTGGAGATCCCTATGAATTGGATCCTTACGAAAG TAATGACGATGTTCCAGCAAATCCAGATTCACCAGTGAGTGCCAAAAGAAGAGTTCTCTCGCAGTCGGCACTGAGGTCTCATCGTCCTGTAGCTAGACCTATTTCTGTAGGACTTcccag AAGCAGTGTACCTGCCTTGAGTCCTGATCAAGAAGCAGAAGCTGCCCCTGTGCCTGACCTGCTGGGAAGTATCCTGTCTGGGCAGAGCTTCCTCATGATGAGTAGTTCGGATGTGGTCATCAACAGAGACGGCTCGCTGACAGCAAAGAAGGCAG CTCCACTTCCTAGAAAATCGACAAGTGACTCCAGAGTGGATGATGGTTCAGGACATAACCTTCAACCAAGTGCAGTGCACTCAGGGACCACAGCAAGCAGGTCCGTTGCTGGACCTTCAGTTTCCTCGGGGACAAATCCTCACACCAGACCCACCTCATCAAGCTTGTTTTCATCACCTTCACCCTCATTGAGCAAGACTGAGCCTGCAACAAACCCTGCACAGGCTACATCAGAAAAGGCAACTGTCAGATCAGAATATTCAGCGATGCCCAGGTCTGTTCAAACTCACAGTACGTCTAGTCTGAGTAGGCATGGCTCCAAGTTGGATGAAATGCCCAGATTTAATGGAAACTCTAAACGCTTTGCACCCTCTGACGCATCTTCGAAGACCCTGAGCTCTAACGTGAATTCTGGTTCAAAAGCTGTAACTGTGAGGCAGCCGTTAAAACCACCTCCTAAGAGAATTGATATCTTTGAGCTTCCCAGGATACCAAAGATTAAAAAGGAAACCAGCAGCAAGCATGTGGAACCAAATCCCGCCGGAAGCCAAAGCTGTGACATCCCTAGCTCCTGTATAACCCAGCTGACTGGTAAAGAGGGCACTAATCAGACGGGTAAGGGTAGCAAGGTGGAGAGTCAGAAGTCAAATGCCAAGGAGTCTCAGCAACAAATGCGTACGAGTGGGGTATCTCTTTCTACCGATACAGGCACTTACAGCAGTTCATCACTACTTGGCCTTTCAAGGGGCAAAGGCCCAGGCTCTTTTgagagttttaaaattaatattcctGGAAATGCAGGACATTCCAGCAGGCTGCCTAACCCAGGATTTTGTAACACCTTCCGCCCTGTTGACGACAAAGTGCAGCAGAAGGAGAGTCCTTCACCTATTTTCTCTGTTAAGAAAAAACAGGTCAAAAGTGAAATATATGATCCCTTTGAGCCAACGGGGTCAGACTCAAGTTCAGCAAGCAGCAGTCCTGAGAGGCTTGGCTCAGGGATCCCGCTGACTAATATTACCAGGACTATTTCCATTGAAAATCCAAAAGTTCAAACGTTTCAAACTGTCCGTCGTTTTACCCCTTACACAGTAGAAAATATATTTGGCTCTGGGGCTGAATCTGATGTACCTTCTAGTAATGCAGAGTCTCATGATGATGTGACAGTAGAAAGTAGGATTGTTGAACAGATCTCTGATGCAGAGGAACAAGAAAATGTGGATGAGGAAGACTTTCTAAGCAGTCCTTGTACTTCTACTGCTGTTAAGCGAATTTCTAATGCAGAGTGTTtaaaggaggaaagcagagaaggCCCTAATGTGTTCTTTAATGCTGAAGAATTGATTAGATCTAATATTAATGTGAAACTAGAACCAGCCAGCCCATCAAAGAATGATGAGCAGCAAAAAGTCCAAAAAGTAGAACAGGCAGAGAGGCGATCACGTTCCAGATCTCGTTCAAACTCCAGTTCCCGAAGCAAGAAGAAGACGAAAAGGAAAAAGGCACTTGTCAAAGAGCGTAAGAGATCCCGATCAGGATCTAGGGATAGAGCACGCTCAAGGGACAGAAGCTCCAGGTCCACCTCTTGGTCAAGTGAAGAGgagcacagcaaaacacacaCGTTGAAACCCAAGAGCAGGAGGTCTTCTACTGACTGTTCTAGTAGTCATGAGCgatctaaaaaaaagaaaatgaagggtaAAACCAAGGATAAGAAGGCAAAAGCTTCCTGGTCTAGGGAGAGAAGGAAATCTAGGTCGCGTTCAGGGAGCCCTGGAAGTACTTCAGAGTTCTAcgaaaataggaaaaagaaaagacggTCTCGATCAAGATCCAGACGGAGGGAGCGTTCCCGGTCAAATAGTATTGAGAGGACTAAGAGGCGGAAACATAGGAGGGACAAAAGCTATGAGAGATACGACAAAGATAGTAGCTTGAggtccagagagagaaagagatcaagatccaGGTCTCGGGAGAGGAGAAAGTGGAGGTCCCGGTCTCGCTCTGCGTCTCGGTCTCGGGAGCACAAAAGCACCAAGTCAAAGGAGAAGAGACCACGATCGAGGTCACgttccaaagaaagaaaacacaaatcaAAAGAGACCGCACTTTTTCCTTCCCCAGAAGAGGATCAAAAGCCTCCTGTAGAAAACGTATCCAGGTGTCTGGAACAACCCCATTCCTTCAAAGAAGAGCCTAAGGAGGAGCTAGCACTAGAACAGATTTCCATAACCATCCAACCAAACATCAAACTTGAGGAGGAAATACAGGCAGAGATCCCAGTACAACTGAGGGAGCCCCAGGAGAGTATAAAGGTGGAACAGATCTGTGAGGACATGACAGATGAACCTGCATCCCCTGCACCAGAGAACACAAGCACTTCTGTTTCAGTTGGCAGTGTGGACTCTTTAGCTGAAAAAGAATTAATGAATAATAGTGATTCAGCAGCGCTTGGTAGCTGTAGCAATACAAACCTCAAGATTACAGTTAAAATAGAAAACGCTGCCGTGTGTCCATCTCTGATGGAACCACCTCAGAAGAAGGAAGTTACCATGCAAGTTCAGACTGAGGCTGCACCAATTCAAAGTTCATCCAGAAGCGAAATAACAGATTGTGTGAAAGATGTTAAAGATGAGTGCCTTGTGTCAAATGAAAAAGACAGTAATTTCAATAAGCCCGAACTGGAGGTGGTACCTCAGGGTCCTCTGTTGAAATCTAAAGCACCAGTGAAAAGGGTTACCTGGAATCTTCAGGAGGAAGAAAGCGGCGCGTTGTCTGCCGGAAAAGCTCCTA GGATGCCGTTTTACAGACTTCAGAGAGCGAAAGAAGGGGCCTGGAAAGCTGAGGACTTGAACCAAACATTAAATCAG GTGTACTGTCAAAATATACCTTTGACGccacctctgccctcaagccttCCCCCCTACGCACCCGTCAGCCAGCCCACGGTTCAGTTCATCATGCAGGGCAGTCTTCCAGCGCTCGGCTGTGTGGCAGGGCAGAGCTTGACTCCAGAGCCAGGCAGCCTGGCTCCTGCGTCTGAACCAGGAATTCAAGCGGCTTCTATCGGAAACGCAGAAGAAAAGGTGAAAGCGCCCAAACCTCCAGTGGATAAAACAAAAAACGAAGAA tACATGAAGAAGCTTCACATGCAGGAAAGGGCTGTGGAAGAGGTGAAGCTTGCTATTAAACCCTTTTACCAGAAGAGGGAGATAACAAAGGAGGAATACAAAAATATTCTGCGAAAAGCAGTGCAAAAG ATCTGCCACAGCAAAAGTGGAGAAATCAACCCTATGAAGGTAGCCAATCTGGTAAAGGCATATGTGGAAAAGTACAAACATATGAGGAAGCATAAGAAGTCTGATGGTGAAGATGTGCGCGAAGTGGAAAACTGA